In Lolium rigidum isolate FL_2022 chromosome 3, APGP_CSIRO_Lrig_0.1, whole genome shotgun sequence, the genomic window TTTACTTAGTCTACTCAAACTACTTTTGCTAGTACATTAGGTCACTCTCGTCTGCTGTGGCTGTGATGCTGCGTTATGAACATCAGTTGGATCTAGCGTGATTTAGTGTTGTTGGCAGCGATCAGTCAGGTGGATCATAAACAGTGTAGTTGAAATTGGACTGTTGAGAGTAACTCGTTCATTCAAGTTTTTTCCCTGTATAATTCTGCAAGTGCTAGGGTGGATTTCGATCGCTGTGAGTATTGCTGCCTGTTGCAAGTTTGATGTTTGGTTTTGCTTGTGCTTACATGATGCATTGATTTTTCAGGCTGCTGCTGCAATGTGTGTTGGAATGGGCAGCTTTACCGACCCTCCAAACGCACAGGGCTTGGCTCATTTTCTAGGTATGCAATCATTGACCTCAAAACAAGTAACCCTTCTGTTTGATGCTACCCAAAAGACACCAGTCTGATGATCTAGTTTATATTAATCTCAGAGTCCAATTTTTTGCAGAGCACATGCTTTTTATGGGGAGCTCTGAATTTCCAGATGAAAACGAGGTTTGTACAATGTGCATGCTTTTGTGCCCCTTTCTTCTGTTCTGTGTGTCAAGCCCTAAGATTAGCTGTGTATGAGAAAGTTTTGTGCGTTTTGATGTCCGGTTCCTTTATTTCTATTACCATGACATGTTCTGTTTGGATCAATGTTTTGAATAGTGTGCGGTGGAAACATTGCCCTGAGGTGTTATTTTTCTGTGAATAGCGTATACTGGTGATATAGCATGAAAACACGCTCTCTCAGCTATGTAGTTACTAGACTAGTCAACATTCAATGGAATTTTTAGACGCCAATACTATTGCATAATGATTCTATTAGCAAACCTTCTTCCTCCGATGAATGTAACTCctcttttccccctcttttccatgtgaaggatgTGGGCTTGCTACTTGTTTATTCTCCTTTACTAACTCCATTTCTTTCTACAAGGCATACTACTCTTATAATCTAGTTGCAAAATTAAGACATGTATACATGCAATTGAACAGATGTTAGTTTCTTAGATTTATTTCTTCTGTTCTGCCCTTATTTCTTCATTCTGTTCCTAAGCATTATGCATGTCTATCCACGGAGACAATCATAGCTTTTTCCACAATACTTAATGGCAAGCTCttcaaacattaatacttgtgcctAGTACAAATATACCTTGCAGACTGAAATAAGGGAGTGATATACGAATGAACCATTAGAATAAAATACAAACTCTCCTTGTGTTAGGGCAAAAACCTGAAACAGTGAAACATCTTTGTTTAGAAGTGCTACACAGTACTTGGTGCTGCACACTAGAGGACTATAGGGCCGCTACATCTGCACAAATGGGTGATACAACGACAGCAGCCAACCGCTATGTAGCGGCCCTTTCTCTGCTGTAGTATTCTGTAGTGCTGGCCTGCTGGCACACTACCTATGCTATGAATAATGGTTCGTATAGTCCCTGGGCTTTTGCATCGATTTGTCTCACATGCAAAGTTGATTTGTCTTACCTTTGCAAAATGCTATCTATTTCCTAATAATTTATTTATGGAGACCTTAATTTTGTAGATTTGGTGAAAGCTTTTATATTAATTTGATAAATATTCTTATGTAGTATGACAGTTACTTGTCCAAACATGGTGGTTCATCAAATGCTTTTACTGAAACTGAATACACATGCTACCATTTTGAGGTCAAGCGAGAGTATCTAAAGGGAGCATTGGACAGGTAGTTATCATCTGCTCTTCTTCATTCTAATGTTTTTCTCTATAAACTAAAGGGTTAATTGGTTTTATGCCACTCCAATTTTCACCGGTTGCAcatatgccattacaaaaacaGAACTTGAGGATATGCCACTCCAACTTTATAATACCTCTTCCAATGCCATTCTCTACACTTAAGAGAAAAATTGTGCAAAAACATAGATGTATCTCAGCGTATACTTCAGTATTTATAGTAATACGCCTGCGTTCAAATTTTGGCAACACTTTTGTGTATTTCGGGTGCTAGAAAATTCGAAAAGAtcaaattttgcccaaaatttgaacttcttagaaaaatctgaaaaaaatacgGAAAATCAAAAACACTAAAATAAGCCTACTGTTTTAGTTTGAGCCATTTCTGGGCAGATTTGGATAGCTAAACAGACATTCTCTGTTTTGTCCATAAATTTTCCAAATTTGCCCGAAAAATCGAAATTTTCAGAAAATTCTgaaaaattatagaaaatcaTGAACACTAACATGGGCCTACTGTTAACTTATGGGATACTTCTGGGCACATATGAGCCTACAAATTTCATGGAAAAAACGAAATTAGAAAATGCACAGCTAGATATACATTCAAGGAGAGGTTGGACACAGATGTTGGGATTCATTCGTACAGCATCGAGCATGCATGCGGTCAGGGGTCGGCTTCATCCTGCGGGTTGCAGCAGCGGCAGACCTCTGGCCTCATCGAGCAGCAGCGGCACACCTCGAGCCTCGTCGAGTACGCCTAGGCCGACCTCCAGGCGCGTCGAGCAGCAGCGTCGCTCTCGCTCGCCTCCGTTCAGCCGCTGCCTCAATGTAGGTTAGGGTTCGTCTGGATCGGGGTGGGTTCACAAGCTGGGACAGGGGATTTGACTGAATGGAGGAAAAAAATTGTTCGTATATGTTGATTGATCTGTATATATATTGTATACGTCCTGGTATTGTACATAATGGTATAGGAAGAGGTATTATAAAGTTGGAGTGGCATATCCTCAAGttcagtttttgtaatggcatatgTGCAACCGATGGAAATTGGAGTGGCATAAAACCAATTAACCCAATTCCCAGTTCAAGTTTACACTAATACATTGTTTTGATTCATTCTTAGATTTTCTCAGTTCTTTGTATCACCCCTTGTTAAGGCTGAAGCTATGGACCGTGAGATATTAGCAGTAGACTCAGGTatgtgttttttctttctttttaaccAAGTAACCACTGCTAGTTATTGTTTTCCTCTCTAAATTATGCGTTGTAATTTTGTTGCTTCGACTATTATGTTTTGTTAGAGTTCAACCAAGTTCTGCAAAGCGATAGCTGCCGTCTTTACCAACTGCAGTCCCATACTTGCTCTCAAGGGCACCCGTTGAATAGATTTACCTGGGGTATGATTATCATCTGGTTGTTTTTATGTAGTGCTATCCATTGAATTTTACTAGTGCTGAACTTTTGAGACTATCTATAGGAAACAAGAAAAGCCTGGTGGATGCAATGGGCAGTGGAATAAATCTGAGGGAAGAGATTTTGCAGATGTACACGAGTAACTATCACGCAGGGATGATGaagcttgttatgattggggGAGGTGAGGCTTGTTAACTATTTTAAATTTTGTGTTCACTAACTCATTAAAATgaattgatgctcttgttctctaGCTATTCATTACATGTATGGTTCATTTGTTTCAGAACCCTTGACACTCTAGAAGCTTGGACCTTGGAGCTATTCAGTAAGGTTAAAGCTGGTCCTCTGTTAGATATAAGTCCAAAGACTGATATGCCTTTCTGGAAATCTGGTAAACTTTATAAGCTAGAGGCTGTCAGAGATATTCACAGTCTTTTCCTGTCATGGACACTTCCTTGTCTGCACAAGGAATACATGAAGAAACCAGAAGATTACTTGGCACATCTTCTTGGTCATGGTAAATAATTTCTTCCTATAGGGGTAACCTTTTGCTCTTCGGCGCAGGTGCTGTATCTTTTATTGTATGTTGAATACTAAGCATGCACTTGGTTTCCTCTTCAAATATTTGTTTCATTATGTTTTCCTCTCTTGAGGGTTTTCAAGCTGCTTAATAGTAGCCATTCTTTCCTTTTAGGTTCAAATCCTGACAATGTATTCACCTTGATTTATTATGATAGTATCAGTTGGATTACAGATTACCCGATTGAATATATATTCTTATGTATTATGTCCTTGATTGGGCTGAGCCCTGTATGCCTCACCTGCAGGGATTTGCTGAATGTCCTTTATTCTTTGTTTAGGGTTATCTTATTCTATGTTAACGTCTGGAAATTTTGTATTCTTTGCAGCACACTAGCTCTTTATGAAACCTTTTGCATTATAAAAACAAAATTTGAATAAAAAAATCCAATGGTGGTTACTATCTTAATTTAGTGTGTATTTGGAGCATGCAGAGGTCTGTTCTTCATGTAATCATGCCCTTCCATTCAGCAACTGAtcatcttgtttttattttcagagGGCAAGGGAAGCTTACTTTATTCTTTGAAAGCTAGAGGTTTGGCTAGCTCGTTGAGTGCTGGCGTTGGCAGTGGAGGAGCACAACGATCCTCATATGCCTATGTCTTCGAAATGTCCATACGCCTTACTGATTCAGGACTTAAAAATGTATGAAGGTTCAGACGATGTTTACATTTCTAATTATGCATATCTTTGTTGGCTGAGACTTTTTTTCTTCTCAAATCGAAGTACTTTAGTGTTTACATTACCATTTTACTGTTGCATTTAACAACATCCCAGCAATGCCTTCTGCTGAGGAACACGTGATTGTCTTTATGTTGGGGTCAGTTTGTACCTCAAATCCTTAACTGCCAAACATTATTGAGACTAATAATCTTCAGGATATTGTAACTAGCAGCAATACATCCAGTCTTTGGATAAATTCATGTAttcacatgtactccctccgtcccatgaaacatgtcgGAATGCacccaaatttagacaaagttaagacaagtttcataggacggagggagtataactaTTTTCTTGCTAGAGAAGCATATTAATAATTTGTAACATTGTCTGATATGGAATGCTTTTGCAGCACTTCGAGGTCATTACAGCTGTGTACCAATATATAAATTTACTTAAGCAGACTGAGCCTCAAGAATGGATATTTAAGGAACTCCAGGACATTGGGTACATGGAGTTCAGATTTGCAGAAGAACAACCTCCAGATGATTATGTAGTAGATCTTTCAGGTCATCACCTTCTCCATGTTTGTTTCTCTTAATTTGTATATAATAGATGCAGGGTTTACTTATACTCTTACTTTGCAGAAAATatgttattttattctgaaaagcaCATCATTTCTGGAGAATATATTTACGAGGAATGGGAGCCGGAGTTAGTCAAGCATGTTCTGAGCTTCTTCCATCCAGACAACATGAGAGTTGACATACTTAGCAGATCATTTGATAAGCAGTCCCAGGGTAACCAGTCCATCTTGTCAGTTTTTTTCTCCTATGCCAGGCTCCTGAACACTAGACTCGTGCAGCATTGTGCAAGTTGTTCAAAGTTTCAAGTTAACATTGTTATGTCAACATTTGATGCTCCTGTGTTATATCATGATTCTTGATCACCATATTGCTCGGCCTTACTATCGTACTACAGTACTAGTCAAATGAGATGCCTCATGTTGTCTTCATTATACTTATGTTTTTCCTTGTAGTGTATAAAGAATGAAATGATTATTTTACATTCTATATCCATTATTCTAGTATGGTTTTGTAgccataataataataatgctaTTTCATGCTTTGACCTAGACATGCAACTTTCCATAATTGAAACTCATCCTATTTGTAGAGTTGTATGGAGCAACAGCTTGTTCGGTTTGTGAGTTCGTACTTGACATTATGTTTACACCAAATGCTGGAAAGTTAGGCTAATAATGGGACCAAGTCACAGTTTGTTCAACTGCGTATTATGCATGTTGTCTTGTGGTATTGACTGTTGCATTTCTGATACAGTCTATTTCTTGCAGATATTAGATGTGAACCTTGGTTTGGTTCACCGTACATTGAAGAGGATATCCCGTCATCTTTGATTGAAAGCTGGAGAAACCCTGCACAGATGGATGCTAATTTTCATTTACCTCGGAAGAATGAATTTATCCCAGGGGACTTCAGTCTGCGGAATTCTAACATTCCTAAATTGTCAGACGATGATAATCCTCAGTGTATTGTGGATGAACCGTTCATAAAGCTCTGGCACAAGATGGATAATGCATTTAATGTTCCTCGTGCAAATGCATACTTTTTGATTTCTGTCAAGGATGGCTGTAGCAGCCTTAGAAACTCTGTCCTGACAGATCTGTTTGCAAATCTTCTTAAAGATGAGCTAAATGAGGTCCTCTATCAGGTGGGTATTATTGAATTTATTTCAACGTTTGTTTGATGAGCTTACCGTAGAATTTTATGTTCTTCGGCGTAAATTGCACATGTGATGTGCTTTTCGAGACTATGAACAAGTTTTATCAGCAGTAGTTCTTGTGGTTGTGGATGCTTTGATGGTGCTGCTAATGTTTGTCACTATTCAACTTAATTAAGAGTGAACATTTACATCTGATACGGTGTAAATGAGAAGGCTTGACATTAGTTGGATAGCTGGCATTCGCAACGGATCCAAAATCCTTTATTGATGCAAAGTTTCACATAGGGTGTTTTATCCATATAAATTAGGGGTCATCTCTGTCTACTGAATTTTATTTGTGCAGTATTGTTTTACGAAGTTTTTGTTCTAGCTACTATCGAATATTTCGATTTGCTGTCTTGCTTCCCAAATCAGATATCAGATGACCAACTTTCGTCTCTGTTCCCATATTTTTTGTATTTACAATTTTATTTGCGTTGAAATCACAGTATCTGCAATCTTATGAACTATTGTTAATTGATTAGGCCTATCTGAATTATATCTTACAATTGGTTTATGACTCCCAGGCTTCTGTGGCTAAACTTGAGACATCGTTATCTGTTGTTGGTAGCAACCTTGAGTTAAAGCTTTACGGATACAATGACAAGCTGTCCGTCCTGCTGTCCCACATCTTGGCTGCTTCTCAATCCTTTTCTCCGAAGATGGATAGGTTTGAGGTAATATGTTTCTATGCTGAAGACATGATAGATTATATTGAATATAAATGTGGTAATGTATTTTTTTTTCATATGTTTGCCTACAGCTCTGTACCTTCTCCTTTAACTTCCACAGGAAAAGTGGATAACTTAAATTGACGATTGTTCTTGTAATTGTTAACGTGATCAAATTAGGAAAACAATTCATTCATTTGCTTCAACTTCATGTTTTCTGTCTTAGTTATCGACATAGTTATCTTCCAGCGAGAGAAGCTTGTCAACTGAGTGCAGCCTAACCACTTGTGTGACTGGCTTATACAGTTCTTTTGGTTTTCACCTTACTAGTTGTTAACATATAGATAAGAGAATTCAAGAAAGCACAAAACCGTCTATAGACTTCTGCATCTTAGTATTTATATACAGTTTTATTGTGCACTcaccaggtcatcaaggaggatcTGGAAAGAGCTTACAAAAACACTAATATGAAGCCTATGAGCCATTCCACCTACTTGAGGCTACAATTCTTACGAAAAATATTCTGGGATGTCGATGAAAAACGTAAAGTTCTTGCAACGTTAACCTTTTCTGATCTGGCAGAATTTGTTCCAAAGCTTCTTTCTCAAGTAAGTACGACGTTGATGTTTATATCTGCAATATTTCTGGTACTGCCTGTTCTTACATGTATCAAATGGTATCCAAGAATGAAGAACGCTTGCTGACAGTATGGTTCTGATAAAAAAATACTGGAATGTTTTTTTTTTATCATGCATACATTTGCTAGATTGTATAAATCACTTTCCTTGGACACATGCAGTTGCACATCGAGGGCCTATGTCATGGTAATCTGTCAGGAGAGGAAGCGATAAATATATCAAAAATATTCCAAAATAGTTTGTCGGGACAGGCATTGCCAGAGGAGGCAAGGCATGGGGAAAGTGTTTTTTGCATTCCTCAGGGTGCAAATTTTATTAGAAGTGTACGGGtggagaatgatcttgaagagaaTTCTGTGGTTGAGGTGGGTTATATTCTGGTGCCCTGTTAATTACTGTATACCTTTCTTTAGATCTTAATAACTGTATACTGAAGCATACCTCTATAACTCTATTGCATGTTTCTTGAGATGCTGTTTGAAATTATAAATTGTATGTTAAATAGCATCAGTACCCTTCCTTTCACTGTAATAGTATCCTATTTGTGAGTACCCTCCTATATATAATGCAACCACTTTGATATAGTGCATGGGCATCTGATCTGGAATCTCAGGAAACCTACAGAAGTGTAGCCTCAAGAGGCCGTTTTTTCTGCTTTAGGTTAATCGGACAGCCTTCTGATACACCACTTCTTGTCAGGTTTATTTTCCAGTCGAGCAAGACACTGGAAAGGAGTCAACACGACTAAGAGCTATTACAGATCTTTTCAGCAATATCATTGAGGAACCTTGCTTTAATCAGCTGAGGTATATTTCTTGTTTTTTCAGATGAAGTCCCATCCACAATACCAAATATAAGAAATAGTTAATTACAGTGGTCCATGCATATTCCTGTTGCTATTAAATGACGTAATGCAACCAGTAATCTCTCTTTTACAGTACTACAGTATGGGTAGGGTTAATGCTGCAATTACAACACATGTGATGCCTTCAATTGGAAATGTTGTGGAAAGATGCTCCAAAAAAGTGCACATATTTCAAAATGGTTGGAGTATTATGGTTGTTTTTTCCTAGGCCTTTCAAACATATGCATTGTATATTGCACACAATGCCATTTTTTTAAGTAAAGTTGGTTGAAAGTAAAATAGTTTCGGCTGCTCATATTTGTAGATCACATTTTTTAGGAGGGGGAGGGGGTGCTTATTATACTTCTATTATTATTTATATTCTGCGTCAACCTTGCTAATTGATTTTCTTGGTATTCCAATGATAGAACAAAGGAGCAGCTTGGTTATACTGTGGACTCTAGTCCACGGATGACATACCGCCTTTTGGCGTACTGTTTCCGAGTTATGTCCTCCAAGTATAGCCCTATTTACCTACAAAGCCGGATTGATAACTTCATTGATGGTGTGTCTGCTTTGCTGGTATGCTTCTATCCAACTTCACAATTCTGCGTTAGTGATGTATTATTTTGCACCTGATAGAAAATGTAGGTTATAGCATATTATATCTAACTACTAAGATTCTACAGGACATGATAATATTTTGCTGACATGCCACATGCATCAGTTTGATTCTTACAACAGCATAGTGATGATTATCTCTGACCTATGGAAATTGTGCACTCATGTTTTCATAAGTATTTGTTGACATTTTACTTTTATTCTAAGCAGCAATTCCTAAACAAATTGTCTTTGAGATGTTTTTCTTCATCGTATATTTTATCATTTTAAAATGAACTTTGCTTGACTTTATGGTGTATCCTTGTAATGAACTAATGATGTATCCATGTCTTCATTGAGAAAAATTGTCTTATTAATAtgagagtggtgttttggcacatgggagcatatgctccgtttattttgaaatttaagttacacacattttgaaattttaaaaaaattgtaatgaAAAATttgcatgtgctacgcgctcacaaagtcgtttaatgaaaaatcgacttgtcgtgtggcgtgcataaaaagacaaaattcaatgctaaaaataagtTTTTTCAGAAgatattttttctcttttttacatagaccacaaaaaatatttgttccacgcgaaacttgacgaacgcacatatattgTGGAAATgtgcatgtagaattttttttcaattttttttgacatttcataatataattttttgatagagaGCATACGCACTTGGGATTCGAATTGAATTTCCAACTATTTATATTCATATTCATGTTTAATATGAAAATCCCAAATACAAACTTTTATCACTGATATTGATATTTCTCCGCTGTTCATCCAATTGGAAACACAAAAGATATCTTAAGCTTGTGGAATGCTATTTTATTATTCATAGCTTTTTCCTTGTTCTTGTCTTGTTTGAATTGTCAAAACATTAAGTTGGTTTTGGAATGCTGCTTTTCATCTACCCCTGTATTTCTTGTTGTGTTTTGAGGATATATTTTCAAATTTATGAAAGCtgaaaagttaattaattggaacTTCAAAATTACTTTCTTACTTTTGGTCAATACCTGTGCTGTTTGAAGGATGGGCTAGAGGAGGAGACTTTTGAGCACCATAAGAGTGGACTAATAGCTGATAAACTCGAAAAGGATCCTTCCCTTAGCTATCAAACTGGTGATTACTGGTCGCAGATTGTCGACAAAAGGTATAACTTCTTTCTTGCTTCAAGTGCAGCTATGGATCATTGGGAACTTGTGTGCAACGAAGTAATTAGTATCTACCTAAGGCTAACTGGTTTAAGATCAAGACTGGGGGTGTTCATTGGTTGGGTCTGACCGCTCAACCTTAACACAACTAAACATGTGCTACATATTTGTCTGGTTATGCATAAACAGTAGAATCTGCCCTCTTTCACTTTCTTCGTGCCAATAGTGCGTGTCATGAAGTAAGTCATTTATCTTGCCACACCATGGATTATCTGAATCCAAGCTCCAAGCTTGGGGGCACCAAGTTGAAGCTTGCAGTTTCATGCGCTTAGACATGCGCTAGGCGACAGAAACATGCCTGACACTTAATCATGCTATGCGTGCGCTTGGGTGAGATAAGCGCTAGGAAGAGGCAAACCTAGGAATTAGCGCCTAGCTTTTTTTGAACCTACACGTGTTAATGGTGAGCTGTGCCTTTctgctccgcatatccaacaaaaaaAATGCCGTAAGGCAGCAGGCCAACAACTGGCTGGGAACAAGTTGGAAATGACCAGTTCTTGCTAATTTTCTTGTTAAGCTTTGGAAAAGCAGTGTTTCTGCATGTCTCATTTTTCTCCCCCTCGGTAGTATCACGAAGCACTGCTTATAGAAAGCAATTCAAACGCCTCATATTCTGCAGAATTTGATTGTAACTTTGATCACTTGGCCAAAAGAAACCCCATGTGCCTAAATCATCTGGTTTTTGAAGATAAAACCTGACCAGCAGTTTGAATGACATGCAGTTCAAATTACTGGCATGTATTGCCTGGGTACTTTACTTCCGTTGTATATATATACGTAAATGACAACTGATGGATTTCATTAAACGCGTCATGTCTCCTATCATTGTAGGTATATGTTTGATATGTCCAAACTAGAAGCTGAAGAGCTAAGGACAGTTGGGAAGGAGGATGTCATCAGCTGGTACAATACCTACATAAAGCAATCATCTCCAAAGCGTAGACGGTTGGCAATCCATGTGTATGGTTGCAACTCGGATATTGCTGAGGCTGCCAAGCTGCAAGAGCAGTCATGGACTGCAGTTGATGATGTTGAATCCTTGAAGGCTTCGTCTCAATTTTATCCAAGCCTCTGTTGAGGGAAGGAT contains:
- the LOC124702405 gene encoding nardilysin-like, with amino-acid sequence MAAAASRDDELVVKSPSDKRSYRLLRLANGLCALLVHDPEIYADGGPAPKPGEDVDMEDGDDDEDDEDEDDEEYSDEEGDDDEEEDDEDDDGSEPKRKKEKGGSEPVIKKAAAAMCVGMGSFTDPPNAQGLAHFLEHMLFMGSSEFPDENEYDSYLSKHGGSSNAFTETEYTCYHFEVKREYLKGALDRFSQFFVSPLVKAEAMDREILAVDSEFNQVLQSDSCRLYQLQSHTCSQGHPLNRFTWGNKKSLVDAMGSGINLREEILQMYTSNYHAGMMKLVMIGGRTLDTLEAWTLELFSKVKAGPLLDISPKTDMPFWKSGKLYKLEAVRDIHSLFLSWTLPCLHKEYMKKPEDYLAHLLGHEGKGSLLYSLKARGLASSLSAGVGSGGAQRSSYAYVFEMSIRLTDSGLKNHFEVITAVYQYINLLKQTEPQEWIFKELQDIGYMEFRFAEEQPPDDYVVDLSENMLFYSEKHIISGEYIYEEWEPELVKHVLSFFHPDNMRVDILSRSFDKQSQDIRCEPWFGSPYIEEDIPSSLIESWRNPAQMDANFHLPRKNEFIPGDFSLRNSNIPKLSDDDNPQCIVDEPFIKLWHKMDNAFNVPRANAYFLISVKDGCSSLRNSVLTDLFANLLKDELNEVLYQASVAKLETSLSVVGSNLELKLYGYNDKLSVLLSHILAASQSFSPKMDRFEVIKEDLERAYKNTNMKPMSHSTYLRLQFLRKIFWDVDEKRKVLATLTFSDLAEFVPKLLSQLHIEGLCHGNLSGEEAINISKIFQNSLSGQALPEEARHGESVFCIPQGANFIRSVRVENDLEENSVVEVYFPVEQDTGKESTRLRAITDLFSNIIEEPCFNQLRTKEQLGYTVDSSPRMTYRLLAYCFRVMSSKYSPIYLQSRIDNFIDGVSALLDGLEEETFEHHKSGLIADKLEKDPSLSYQTGDYWSQIVDKRYMFDMSKLEAEELRTVGKEDVISWYNTYIKQSSPKRRRLAIHVYGCNSDIAEAAKLQEQSWTAVDDVESLKASSQFYPSLC